GATTAGCTATAGTGTTATTGCAGTTGTGGCCATCACATCCTCATGTTTACATCCAAATGATGATCTAtcgctggtggggggggggggggggacagttaAAAACCCCTGCAGGAGCATTAAAGGTTACATACAATGCTCCACATGGTACGGGGTTTCACTTCCTGTCCTGAAACCCAGAATCGGAAGTCATCTCCATTTGGTGGAACATATTCAGTATAACCATTTATAATTGGTCTGTGTATGGCTATGGTTGCAAGATCTGATaaatatagtggatataaaaatatAGCCTAAAGTGAATCGAACTAAAATTACTGTAAGGGGTGATAACATTTATTTCCGGTCCTGCAACCGGCTGTGCACCTCGGCCGCAATGTACAGAGGCCCTATTTTCCCCTATAGCCGTAGAAAATAAATCTGTGGTTGATTAAAATTGCTTGGCAGGGATGTGTTCATTGGGGGCTGGAGTGGCTCTGGGTACACTTGGGCTTCCAACCCTGATGGCTATCAGTCTGTGCTAGTGGGGACCGGAAGTGCGTTCCGGTCATGATGCGTTCTGCGAATGGAAGTGCGTCATAACAGTAGGAGGCACCCCGATATGGAGATCTGTGGAGCGCACATATGTAGACTTCGTTTAGGGCTATCTTAATGTGTATATTGTCCGATATGTACAATTAGGTTGTGACATTGTCATAGCCGGATACTACTCACGCTGGATAGACTGACCCAGGCTGGGTCACGTCGGGACGTGGCTACGCTTCCctgggaggcgggctggaacgcatgGCTTGCGTttcacccctcctcctgatgaatgcggcgtCTCCATGATGTACTCGGCGCACATAATCAGGCACAAGCGCTAGATAGTATCAGCTGCTATATGTAATTAGTCTATGCCTTGAAGCTACATGGGGGGTATAAAGAGGGGACCATGGCTACATTtcattaacctcctgacgaagctgaggcgaaacgcgcatcGGGGTTTCCAGCCTGTCCTGTGCCTGTTGTctctgccctccattatgtctcttggtatgttatgATTTTCCATCAGGTGCCTATGGGCGAGATTTGCTTATAGCCTTTATTAGATGGTTTGGTGCATGGGGACTTATTTATTTGAGCACTTCAGATAGATATTATCTTACTTTTTGCTGCCATTTGTGTATCATTAAGGGCCCTACACATATACACTCGCCTAGTGGCTATGCAATGGCGTGATGATCAGTTATTATTTTAGTGGTTAGCACTATATACCACTTTTCTGTGAATTACCACATTGCATACCATACATACACCTGACATGTGCTCCACCTTTTTGGCGGGTCACAGACACAGGCCAGGGGACTACAGCATCCAGGTTTTTTTGCTGACTTTTTCAAACTATTTTTGTTATCTTTTATATCTGTGTAATCATGATCTCTTAAtgataaaataaagtatatatttttgaatacattgggcattctatggttggtTGTTCagcaacacttttaggtttataTGGTTGTTTTTCTGTTTGCCCTACTCTACAGAATGATAGTGAGGATTTCTTTTTTGGTTCTTTGCATATCACTAAACTGCCTTTCATAAAGTATGCTTTTAATGTACTGCCCTTCATGTTGCTCTCCCTGGATTTCTGCttgtagcaatgaaaaggaagATGATGAAAATGAGAAGAAGGAAGAACAGGGTGCGGACTGGGAAGAGAGTGGTGGCAGCGGCTCGGACAAGACCTCGGGTCCCTGGAATAAAactgcacctcctcctcctcctgcaagTGTTGGTAAGACAGCATCCTCTTCATGAAATCGTGAACATGTGCAGTATGTATACATGCCTGGACCTCATGAATGAGTACTAGTGCAGTAAattgatgtatttttttatttttattttttcctttttcagtTACAGAAACTCCGGAACCTGCACAGCCCTCTGGGGTATATAGACCCCCTGCTGCCAGAATGTCGGCTCCACAACGAAAACCACAAGGGCCACCAGAAATCTTTAGTGATGCCCAGTTCCCATCTTTACAATCCACTGCCAAGCATATAGAAACCCGCAGGCAAGTAGTAAAAAGTGATTCCTCTCCTATTAGTCACTAATAAGACTCCCCATCTGTCTACTgaactcagaaagagcagagatttaaatgaatacaTTAAGTTATTTAGAATTTCCCAGAAAAGTATATATCAGTTTGCACTGCATGTTAATGGTGAGAGGGTTCTGGCAGATAAAGGAGATGTTTAAGAAAAATCCAAGATAACTTAGACAAACTGACCAACTACATTTTTGGCAGACATGGTGGCTCAGTAGTTAGCACTGGTCTTGccgtgttggggggggggggggggtcctacgATCAACTCCAACCAAAGACGTTTTcattggtttcctcccacactccagagATATACTGATGGGGACTTAGAGTGTGAGCTCCATTGGAGACAGCAAGtgctgtaaagcgctgcagaatatttcaggactatataagtgagtaaaatgtcAGCTGTTGCAATTTTGAAATGGTCTGCTGAAATGGTCAACTGTATTGCAGTCCTAAGGCCTTCTCCTGGTATTCCTGGCAATCGGCCTATTTTGTTAGGGTATGTTTCATCAGAACATACTTTCCCCAGCAAAGGTTCTTGCGTGGCACCCATTAAATGAGTAGGAAATCTTGTAAATTCCATCCGTTTCCTCCATCTAATAGAGGAGAGTCTCTAGTGTGGGTCCCCACCCCTCATGATTTTCGTAAGTTCTAGCCAGGAATATGGGCATGGGTTGTCTTGACAACACCTTTTAACATTTGTATGATAACCTACAAGGGGGTCACTAGTTAACTGTACATTTTCCTCCCATATGAAATGTTAGAATGGTTTAAAAATAAAGGATTACTCGCCTCCATGATTGCCAGCCACTGTCGTTcagtttaaagaggttgtccgggctttttaatatcgaagacctatcctcaagataggtcatcaatatcagatctgcgggggtaTGACACCTGGAACCCCCGCTAACCAGCTGCTTGAAGGGAGGGCAAGCGCAGTGTGCACTTGCCAACTCTCCTCTCCCATCTACCTACAGCAATGGACAGGAAGGAAGATGGAAACTGCGCAGGCAGTCTccccatacagctgatcggtggtgccgggtgttggagtcccgctgatctgatattgataacctatcctgaagcTGGGTCGTCAATATTAAAAAGCCTAGAAAACCCCCTTTTAATGGTAGCATTTCCAATGCATCGAGCTAGAACAGGAAGAGCAGTGGGTGGTGTCAGTGGAgggtagtattttttattttattttttttcttaactttatGCCACTTTAGATTTTCTTCATAGCATCTTGGAGAGGAGGGGTGTTCTTTCTGCTTTAGTGCTCTCCCTGTGACTGTTGCAGCATCTAACGGATATgactggctggtggcagttgaagtatGAGCATGTGTGACAAATAGTCGGTGGTCATGCACATTATTATACAGAGTAAACACCAGGGAGTGAAGTTGTAATGAAGTACAGAGAATATTTCACAACTGGAACTTTTTGTAATGGAAAGTAAATTATAAAAGTAACTAGTTTCTCCATGCTGAATTATATTCAAATAACATTTGTGACACAGCCCTTTAAAGGAACCTTTTCTGCTGAGATATTCTGTGTATCATGCATTTACACCCGTGACAACTGTCTAATTTGTTTTACAAAATAGGGATAAAGAAATGGAGAAGACATTCGAAATTGTAAAACATAAAAACCGCGCCAGAGAAGAAGCTACGAAGAATCAGGCTCTTCAGCTTCAGTTAGACAACCAGTTTGCAGTTCTTGGTGAACAATAAAGCTGCAAAAACATTTAACACAACTTTGTAAACTTGCCCATAAGGAAAACAAACTACAGCTGTTGGACTTGAGATCATCTGAACTGTCTGATCTTCTCCCCTGTGCACTGGATGAAACATGTGACTCGATCCTCCAAAGTTCCAGATTaaaaactttccttttttttttctcttgctaCATGAACCCAACCCAttaacccccccccacacacacacacacacacacacacacacacacacactgcccctCCCTTGCTTTGAATTTGGGAACATGTTGAGGCTGTGAAAGTTGAACAATAATTCCTATTGGTTGTAAACCTTGCACATTTAGATGGAGAATGAAAAAGCAGCTTTCAGTGGTTATTAAAATCTTTTTATGCTGAGCCTTCACCATGGTTGACTACCTCAGTTTTGCTACGCCCATAGTAAACACCACATGGATGACTATCTCTTACACACAACCGAGATTGTAtgttttaaaatggctgtattgggACAGGGAGTGGATGGGTTACTAGATTCCCCTTTCTGTTTTGGTACACCTACAAAGACAAAATTGCCTCCTTTTTTACATTGTCTGCTTCATGTGTCAATCAGTTAAGTGACCTTAAAGAGATTTAGTGTAGACCATTTAATGGCTTCTTCATGGTTTTTATGTAGATGGGTAATTGATAAACAGGTCTTCATAGAATCTTGTGCAAAGCTGTAGTTTGTTGCCTTCCAGAAGCAAGGAAATGACAAATTGGCTTACCAGACTAATGGGAAGTTGCATGATAACTATTACAATACCATAATTTGTCCCTTCACGATCTTAATGAAGCTTCAATATATAGGTTTCCTTCTCTTACATCTTCAGTGTACGACCGGATCTCTGTACTTTATAGGGGGTAAAAGGGAGTTGCAAGGTACCATTTCATCAACTAGCTTGATAGGTTACTTGGTTCTtaaaaattgatggcctatcttctaAGCACCTCCACTAACAGATATAGCCCACTAAAACTCCCATGCTCCTTTAAATAGCTAATTGTCTGAGATGTCGATTCTTTgactcccaccgatctaatattgatggtttAGACCGAATGCTCACGGCTGTGTGCGCATTCGGCCTTATTCTATGGTTAGACTGGTCAATTTTAATGAACTAAATCGGTCCTTTTAAGCAAAGTATGACTTTAGTCAGAATTATCAGCCTTCTAAATATTTGAAATATGGGAGTTTAAGAATTCCAGTTGACAACATGCTTGTTTTGTCAGGTTTTAAAGATTCTCTCCTGTTCCATGTTGAACAAAATCTGGAAATGGCTATTTTTGATTGTGGGTGTTCAAGTTTAAATCCACAAAACATATGCATTCTGTGATCGTTGCGTACAGTGCAGTTACCAACTATGGGTGGGATCATAGCAGAAATATGTATGTTATAGGAATTGGGAATATTATTAAAAGGAGTACTAACCTAAAACAGTTCATTACTATACAGTTGAATACAGTTGGTCTGTAAGCATCCATTAGAGGCTTGGCAGAGGCTAGTTGTGGTGATCattggtctccccccccccccccccccccccttcttctatCTGGCTCTCTGGCATAAACTGCTTGACTTTGGCTATAACACTCTTTTTTAGTATTGTACACAATAGTAGTATGAGTTTCTGGTTTTACAACCTAAAGGGGGTTTTCTGCCCAACTTTTTTTTGGTGAGTAATAGTTATTTTAGTGAGCTGTCAACACCACTAAGATCACATGTTAAGATGACATGTAATTGCTGGAGCTGCAAAAACAAGGGAAGAGTCTGCATGGGATGCAATGTATTATTCTGTACATTGTTTTATATCATTGACAGCTGTCTATAAAATGttggcttaaagggattgtctcacttcagtaagtggcatttatcatgtagagaaagttaaaacaagtcacttactaatatattagccatattgctttctttgctggctggattcatttttgtcacattatacATGGCTCGTTTTCATAGTTATAGACCACCGTGCAATCAATCAgtggtggtggtcgtgcttgcacaatataggaaaaagcctgGCCTATatgtgctcccatggtcctggccaccagagaggctgatgcttttttccTGTGCTAGTGCTTGCAcaccatcactgatggattgcggggtggtctgtaaccatggaaatgagcagtgtataatgtgatagaaaaatgaatccagccagcaaaggaagcaatatggatagtaagtggcttgtattaaagggaaccggtccaTCAACTTTACGGTGACCTCACTGAGGACAACATAatgtagtgacagaaatgcatcAGTGTGTCtctcatgagctaatagtaagtggttgccgagaaccagctttATAATCATTACATcctaggccttgaaaagagtcaaatctacctgagaagtcATGGTTATTCAGAATTAACTGCACTTCCTGCtcatctgctgctgattggcagttctctcctagagagaaagggagaaaactaggtagaagactgtcggtcattagcaggtgggcagggaaagCAAGAATCCATGAATAACAATGACTTTTCAGGTGGCTGtgacttttccaggcccagtctgcaatgactgATGTTAGTTctctgcaaccacttactttttaaATGAaagactgctgaaatcaactcgcctgtctacTAAATGCTgcctttagtatgggcagcataaagttgatgactggttccctttaactttttcTCTACATAAGTGCAACATACTGAAAtgggaacccctttaaggaactgtTGGATATAGTCTTGACAGCACTTGTATGTTCATTAACTCCTCTGATTTGTTTCTGAAAGGTTGGTATTAGAACCGTGTAACAAGTATAAGTAGGGACACCACAGCATAATGTATGGTTGCCATTCAGAACTTGTGCCAGCAAACATTAGTTCCTTGATGCAGGTATATAATTTATATAAAGAAGCTGAAAATGTTATTTATGTGAAATGTGTGATATACTTCAATAGTTTCATTTCCTATGGTATATTTCAagcagaaaacatttttttaaattcaattcTGGTTCCATTTTAGAGAAATTGTTACAAAACATGTGAATCTAGGTTTTTATCATACTGTGTAATGGAAAATTGGACGGTCCATAAAGAGGGTCTTGGGCACGGACTGGGCAAAAAGACAacctaaataaaaactatgattgaAATAATTTAATGAGTCACGTCTGAGTTAAAGGTAATGTAAATTTACAGAAATTTTCCATTCCATGAGTCTGGAGATTTTATCAAAATGGTTAATTCACATCTCTCCCTACTAGATGGAAGAAAAAATGACTAGATGATTACAATAAGTAATTAGCCAGTTAGGCACATGCTCAAAAGGCACCAAGGACACAATAAAGAGTCCTGCAATGTACAGCAATGATTTGAACTCCTTAAGGATAAAGCCTATTTTGACCTTAAGGTGCAGTCCCATTGTCAGATTTGACACGTGTCAGTTTGTGTTAAATAACTGTGGAATGCTTTTGCTTATGCAAAATTCTAACTGGCCTCAGCACCCTGTGAGTTTTAGGGCCTCCCAGTTCATGTTTGCAGATGCCAAAACATAACCCCAAAAGGCCCAATTTGGTAGACTACACCTTAagataggggtgtagtgagcatttagaccccacaggtgtttcatagaatttatggTGCTTTTAAGTTTTAGCTCaatttagcctttttttttttagaacttaacatgagaaaaagcaccccaaaactatgtaatttctcctgagtacagcaatatCCCATATGTAGTTTTAACCTGCAATTTGGACACACCGCTGAGCTTataagggaaggagcaccatttgGCAGATTTCACTAGAATGGGTTTGGATGCCATGTTGAACATGTAGCACCCTTGATGTACCAGTATAGTGGAAACCCCAACAAAtaaccccaaatttttttttaaactacatccACCAAGGAATTCGAGAGATGGTTCTGACActacaggtgtttcatagaatctATTAACCTTGgaactttaaaaatgttttttttttcttttctaatgTTTCTTTAGTCCTAAATTGTTAATTCTTTACAAGTGTTAATAGGAAAAGCACAACATGAGATCAAATTATGTGCATTCACCTGCACTCATGTACAGGGGGCCTTGGGTCGtaatggatgtggcgataccaattatgtgtatgtgtgtccttctcattcaaagagttttctttattttcatgactttttcatgaaaattgtagattcacactgaaggcatcaaaactatgaattaacacatgtggaattatatatacataacaaaaagtgtgaaacaactgaaaataggtcaaattctaggttcttcaaagtagccaccttttgctttgattactgctttgcacactcttggcattctcttgatgagcttcaagaggtagtcacctgaaatggttttcacttcacaggtgtgccctctcaggtttaataagtggaatttcttgccttacaAATGGGGTTGCCTTACAGTTGtgttgagaagtcaggtggatacacagctgatagtcctactgaatagacttaggctactttcacactagcgttcgatctgatccgttctgaacggatccgatcataataatgcagacggaggctccgttcagaacggatccgtctgcattattttagcatataaaagctaaagtgtgaaaatagcctcgtacagatccgtccagactttcaatgtaaagtcaatgggggacggctccgcctgaagattgagccatattgtggcatcttcaaacggatccgtccccattgacttacattgtaagtctggacggatgcgCACGGCCaggtgagtccaaatttgagatctttggttccaaccactgtgtctttgtgcgacgcagaaaaggttaaCAGATGGatgctacatgcctggttcccaccgtgaagcatggaggaggtggtgtaatggtgctttgctggtgacactgttggggatttattcaaaattgaaggcatactgaaccagcatggctaccacagcatcttgcagcggcatgctattccatccggtttgcgtttagttggaccatcatttatttttcaacaggacaatgaccccaaacacacctccaggctgtgtaagggctatttgaccatgaaggagagtgacagggtgctgtgccagatgacctggcctccacagtcaccggacctgaacccaatcgagatggtttggagtgagctggaccgcagagtgaaggcaaaagggccaacaagtgctaagcatctctgggaactccttcaagactgttggaagaccatttcaggtgaagctcatcaagagtgtgcaaagcaaaaggtagctactttgaagaacctagaatgacatattttcagttgtttcacacttttttgttatgtataaattCCAcgttttaattcatagttttgatgccttcagtgtgaatctacaattttcatagtcatgaaaattaaagaaaactctttgagaaggtgtgtccaaacttttggtctgtactgtgtgtgtgtgtgtgtatatatgtgtatatgtatgtatgtatgtatatatatatatattatagatagcacccccctgtgtgtgtatgtatataaatataaaaagccCCCCCTcctgacaaagcggcactgccctagtaggaggcgggacccaggagtcaaacagcaacccagctgtctgactgccacccatggcactgggtcccaccaacccaccagtgcAGCACCAcataaacaaaggccaccacgcagtactgcgcCATTTGAACAGTTGTTTAACACATGTCCAtagctatcaggagctacaggtcaatgaccactatatgcagacgTCTGTGATTTAAACCACCTGTGccaaatgggaggagtgctgatatcAGTAATAAAGAAAAAGATAGTCCAATAACATGCCAGGGGGAGAAAAATAGAACTGGATCACatatccacaatgctatgctttgatctaatcaaACTTGCTTCTCAGCACCATGttgaagtgtacagcccccccccccccccatactgcatgctgtacaagaggcgtTAGTgtactatttttttcatttattttacttttttttttttaacagccaatACAAATAGCGGCCATTAAATAGGACCTATTGGAGGAGAAAGGCCCCCTTTCCCCTGTAAACGCCCCCAGGCTACAGTCATTCAATAGTGAAAAACGGCTGTCAAAGCTGTTTTTAGAACCAgttgaagtctatggggctatccattataaatgtattcccatatacctttcattacttagaacttgttttgtctagggagcaatcattaggagaaataaaatggccactgtcctagtAGTATAcctaaaacctgtcctaatcacacatgaggacaactGACTTCAgcacactgaggtaaagagctgccttatcctcctgcttgtcagggattattatcctgaatacagctgataagatcttcagctgaatctctgtaggaatgcagGTAgtcaggagacatgaagtacagacagGAGGTGGGGGGATGTGTCTAAGGAGCAGCAGCACATGTATGTATTCtcaattaccacagtctgtcctctctATCCTCCATgtttcctcatgaactccattcctacagatctTCAGCTGAAAATCGTATAGTATTAGGCCTTATGCACTCCATATGCTGTCCATATCCGTTGCTGCGttctgtagccctgcaaaaacatgtcctatttttgttagttttgtggacaagaataagtatttctacaatgggccgccccttCTGTTTTGCAAATTGCTGAAGGCACACTGGCtgcttccattttttgtggaccgcaaaaaacggaacagtcaaGTGCTTGAGGCCTTAAACTGTATTATCTTCAGCTGAACATATAGTATTAGGATCCATTCACAAGACCgtaaaacactgacaccggccatgtgcgttccgcattttgtggaccacacatatctggcactttaaatagaaatgccttttcttgtctgtttttttttttttggtggaacggaaatgcggatagcacactgtgctgtccgcatcttttgcggccccattaaaaatgaatgggtgcatacatgtgaatggaccctataacTGTATTTAGAATTATAATCCCTGATAAGTAGGAGAGACAGCTCTTAAGCTCAGTGCTCAGAAGTAACTTGAACTCCTGTGCGATAAGAACAGGTTTTGTTTGTACTAAAAGGAtggctgccattttatttttcctaatcaTTGCTCCATAGACCAAATGCAAAGTATTTggtaatatactgtataaggATGTAATTAAGTATATTCATCTTCATTCCCGGAGAGACAGAAGTGCATCCatctaacggccattaaaaacagacacAATAGGAGTTAGAATTTTTGAAAAGTCACTCCTCTCTTGATGTTGTGCTCcaagtgtgatgacatcaccatgctctcCCTGCATGACCGCTAAGAGAGCATGGTGACATGCTGGGAGAGCAGGTCCTTCAGCATCAAGAGAGGAGCAACTACATCTACTTGTGCAAGTGGAggaagtgattttttattttatttgcaacaAAAACAACTTCAAATTATCACTGCTGGGAgccatgggggacattatatttacTGCATGGGttggtatttaaagggaacctgtcaccagttttatggtgtcctaagggcaacataaataagtgactgagtctcttagcaaaatgttgggtcagtttctttaattgacccaatctgccaacatcttgtattgaaaatctccagctgataatgatgagtcatatatttatgagctcctgactctccctacccacctgctgctgaatgacattttttttttttttttcataagaatcagcagcaggtgggcaggggagtggctatagctctgaattaagtatacgctggactcaaatccgctcattagcatgcagcgtctttgtgtgtatattatgaggtaagcatctgtcacaccagtaagtgaatacatctaaggtacttttttagtagttaaccacttcccatctgggccatttgcccccttcctgaccaggcctaattttgcaaaactgacatatctcacttcatgtggtaataactttggaacgcctttatttatccaagtcattcagagattgttttctcgtgacacattgtacttcatgatcgtcataaatttgagtcaaaatatttcacctttatttatgaaaacatcccaaatttacccaaaaatgtgaaaaattcgcaattttctaaatttcaatttctctgcttttaaaacagaaagtgatacctcataaaatatttattatttaacattccccatatgtctactttatgttggcatcattttggaaatgtcattttatttttttaggacgttagaaggcttagaagtttagaagaaattcttctaatttttaagaaaattgccaaaacccactttataaggaccagttcaggtctgaagtcactttgtggggcctacatagtggatacccccataaatgaccccattgtagaaactacacccctcaagttactcaaaactgattttacaaactttgttaaccctttatgcgttccacaagaattaaaggaaaatggagatcaaatttttaaatttcactttttgggcagattttccattttaatccaattttttctttaacacatcg
This sequence is a window from Bufo gargarizans isolate SCDJY-AF-19 chromosome 5, ASM1485885v1, whole genome shotgun sequence. Protein-coding genes within it:
- the CDV3 gene encoding protein CDV3 homolog → MAEPNEKSLDDFFAKRDKKKKKDKGGSSAVSKGATRTTDGAQSVLTSLSGAAKSSRKEKSNRSDAQDQQQEKVDDEWKEFEQKEIDYSGLRIHSLQISNEKEDDENEKKEEQGADWEESGGSGSDKTSGPWNKTAPPPPPASVVTETPEPAQPSGVYRPPAARMSAPQRKPQGPPEIFSDAQFPSLQSTAKHIETRRDKEMEKTFEIVKHKNRAREEATKNQALQLQLDNQFAVLGEQ